The following coding sequences are from one SAR324 cluster bacterium window:
- a CDS encoding DUF2723 domain-containing protein, with translation RGHLASTFLGALACGVLFGCARLLGVSVWAALAGAWAFGASEHFWSQVIIAEVYTLNALLFFATYLLILKALQAADLRTWWWGASIFFGLSLANHYPLMALAFPGLLVLTLPVWRSVLPRLPELILLSLLSAALPYAGMVWRSLQNPSISFYGPIEGWQGFWFYFSRQGYASVDVSPSAGWWDRLEFLQWFGVEAFWQLTPLGFGLAL, from the coding sequence GCGAGGACACCTTGCCAGCACGTTTCTGGGAGCTCTTGCCTGCGGAGTGCTGTTTGGCTGTGCTCGACTACTTGGAGTTTCTGTGTGGGCAGCTTTGGCTGGAGCCTGGGCATTTGGAGCATCTGAGCACTTCTGGTCACAGGTGATCATTGCTGAAGTCTACACACTCAATGCTCTGCTCTTCTTTGCCACCTATCTACTGATTCTGAAAGCCTTGCAGGCAGCAGATTTACGAACATGGTGGTGGGGAGCCTCAATTTTCTTTGGGCTCAGTCTGGCTAATCATTACCCGCTGATGGCACTGGCTTTTCCGGGATTGCTGGTGCTCACCCTTCCTGTTTGGCGAAGTGTGCTACCTCGTCTTCCAGAATTAATCTTACTCAGCCTGTTGAGCGCTGCGTTACCATACGCAGGAATGGTCTGGCGCTCTCTACAAAATCCATCAATCAGCTTCTATGGTCCTATCGAAGGTTGGCAAGGTTTCTGGTTTTATTTCAGTCGCCAGGGCTATGCCAGTGTAGATGTCAGCCCCAGTGCTGGTTGGTGGGATCGCTTGGAATTTCTGCAATGGTTTGGCGTTGAAGCTTTCTGGCAACTGACCCCCTTGGGCTTTGGGCTCGCACTCTGA
- a CDS encoding pentapeptide repeat-containing protein yields MKMFFITPITFLIVVSPILGFTPSDVDSLLKQVAKQKERIVCSRCDLSAAKLPDIDLSYADLRGANLSRANLRNADLRETDLREANLRDANLSYAILRGATFCNTILPNGEISDKDC; encoded by the coding sequence ATGAAGATGTTTTTTATCACACCGATAACGTTCTTAATTGTAGTGTCCCCGATTCTTGGTTTTACCCCGTCGGATGTGGATAGCTTGCTGAAGCAGGTAGCCAAGCAGAAGGAAAGGATCGTCTGCAGCCGGTGTGATTTGTCAGCGGCAAAGTTGCCGGACATTGACTTGAGTTATGCCGATTTGAGGGGGGCTAATTTGTCTCGGGCCAACTTGAGGAATGCGGATCTGCGAGAAACTGATCTGAGGGAGGCCAACCTGCGAGATGCCAATCTGAGTTACGCGATCCTGCGCGGTGCGACTTTCTGTAACACGATCCTTCCCAACGGAGAGATCAGTGATAAAGATTGTTGA